The nucleotide sequence AAACAGCGGCTTCCCGATCCCCCCGGACGTGAGGTCGAACTCCTCGCGGCCCCGGAAAAGCGACCGGACGCGGCTCCACGGGCCCATCAGCGACCCGCCTCCGTCGCCGCGGAGCGGGCGCCGTCCGTCGACAGTAGCTCGACGTACTCCTCCACCGCGCGGTAGCGCTCGTCGGCCGGCCGGTCGGCCACGACGCCGCGCGCCCGCGCTCCCTCGACCAGTGTGGCGAGTCGCTTTGCCGCACGACCCGGGTCGACCGCGTCGTCGAATTCGCCGCACTCGATGCCGTCCTCGACGACCGCCTCGAGCCGGTCGACGAGGAACTCGTCGAACCGCCGGAGGTGGTGACGGACGGTCTCGTCGTACGGCGCCTGCGCCCGGACCTCGAGCAGGGCGGTTCCGAACCCGGGACCGGCGTGGGCCCCGTCGTCGAGCACCAGCTCGAGAAGCGAGTGAAGCCGCTCGCGTCCGGGCGTGCCGTCGACCGAGCTGGCCGCCTCCGTGTACCGCTCGTAGAGGTAATCGAGAAACGCCGCGAACAGTTCGTCCTTGCCGTGGTAGTGGTAGTGGATCGTGGCTTTACTCCTGTCCGACTCCGCGGCGATGTGTCTGAGGGTAAGGTCAGCGTATCCGTGCCTGCAGAGCGCCCGGTGGGTCGCCGCGAGGAGCTCGTCGGCTGGCTCGTCGCTCATTCCGGTCGCCCAACTTACTAACTAGTTAGTCAAATATCTTTGGAACTCCAGTCGCTCCGGCGGGGCCCGTAGCCGGCGTGGCTCACTTCGCGGTCTCGACTTCCAGCCACGGCACCTCGACGAGCGGCGGGATGTGGGTCTCGATGTGGTGTTCCCACACCCCCTCTTCGCCGAAGGCCTCGCCGTGGTCGGCGGTGACGACGACCCGCCCGTCGAGCTCCGGAACCAGCTCCGCGACGGCCTCGAGCACGATGCGGAGGTTCTCCTCGTAGAGCTCCATGGCGGCCTCGCGGGTGCCGTTTCGGACCACGGCAAGGGGGTCGAGTTCGAGCCACAGTCCCGATTTCTGGACCAGCTGGCTCCCCTCGAGGAGGCGCTCGACTCTCGGCCGGACCCGGTCGGCCAGCCTCGTGAGGAGCCCGCCGGTCGACCCGTCGTCGGCCTCCCCCTGCTTTCGGATCCCGCTCTGGATCCGTCTGAGCTTCTGCCCGCTCCCGCGGGAGAGATACGGCGCGTGTGGCTGCATGTAGTGGACGACCGTGCGGTCGGCCCGGTCGACGATGTCCTCGTGTCCCCGGAGCGACGACGCGAGACTCCCCGGCGGGACCGTCCCGAGTTCGTCGTCCCAGCCGTGGTCCCACACGTCGACGACCTCGTCGATGTGCTCGTTGGCGGTCCACTCGTAATCGCAGCTGGCTCCCCACTTCAGTTCGTCGAGCGCGATCCCGAGGTCGTTGATGAAGGGGTTCCCGGACAGGTAGGCGATGTCGTGACTCCCGGTGAACGTCCGGGAGGCCCACTCCGGCGTCGACGACCCGATGCTGCGCCGCTTCTC is from Salinirussus salinus and encodes:
- a CDS encoding TetR/AcrR family transcriptional regulator yields the protein MSDEPADELLAATHRALCRHGYADLTLRHIAAESDRSKATIHYHYHGKDELFAAFLDYLYERYTEAASSVDGTPGRERLHSLLELVLDDGAHAGPGFGTALLEVRAQAPYDETVRHHLRRFDEFLVDRLEAVVEDGIECGEFDDAVDPGRAAKRLATLVEGARARGVVADRPADERYRAVEEYVELLSTDGARSAATEAGR